A region from the Coffea eugenioides isolate CCC68of chromosome 9, Ceug_1.0, whole genome shotgun sequence genome encodes:
- the LOC113782447 gene encoding uncharacterized protein LOC113782447: MTLRKFIPKGYLSNDADNSTSCNVVKAENPQVTQIGTKFEKKLKIDDKPPVNCATTIIFYDDDLTVEFKTHNRPLFVSAYVREQKMNRILIDGGSAVNIMSVRAMKELEISSDELSQNRLMIQGFNQGGQRAIGLIRLELFIGELSSSALFHIIEAKTSYNMLLERPWIHENEIISSTLHQCFKYCRDGIVKKVTADDKPFTEAETHFADAKFYLQKEAKRKESVKEESQDFKVPNLRYIPRSRREEGQSSFIRNDTLNIPLTKIEPVKNEKASLQGFVRPKEEPAVEHYSLPTNRTQEGFDPNAYRLLAKAGYNPNEKHALGKLPPEVTGEKTHGLTPTQKILKEKGYNVESSSMGLGYQPPSPVRIMIKRASCNYVNEEMEVTSRKRSVFDGLGNKSKRTSVFDRLGPQSKNLKPPIYERLDSKKQEYQIAKEESLTPIKKNGLRKQVSNFFMHYGNLFNVRIETIFEEQGQESMASCHHIMISDPEEEEEDADDAPPELEQGVKNTVDALKEINLGTSDDPRPIYVSSCMTPEEEKEYVDLLLEFRDVFAWNYSEMSGLDPRIAVHNLSVKRGTKPVKQAQRRFRPKLIPLIEKEINRLIETGFIQKVKYPT, translated from the coding sequence ATGACACTGAGAAAATTTATACCCAAGGGGTATTTAAGTAATGATGCTGATAATTCCACCTCTTGTAATGTCGTCAAAGCTGAAAATCCTCAAGTCACACAAATTGGCacgaaatttgagaaaaaactcaaaatcgATGATAAACCACCAGTGAATTGTGCAACGACcatcattttttatgatgacgaTTTAACTGTTGAGTTCAAAACTCACAATCGACCTTTGTTTGTTAGCGCGTATGTCCGAGAACAGAAAATGAATCGGATACTCATTGATGGGGGATCTGCTGTCAATATTATGTCCGTACGTGCTATGAAAGAATTAGAAATTTCAAGCGATGAACTCTCCCAGAACCGCCTAATGATCCAAGGATTTAACCAAGGGGGGCAAAGAGCAATTGGTCTCATAAGGCTTGAATTGTTCATTGGTGAGTTGTCTTCAAGTGCGTTATTTCatatcattgaagccaaaacctCTTATAACATGCTCTTGGAAAGGCCCTGGATTcatgagaatgaaattatatCGTCTACTCTTCATCAATGTTTCAAATATTGTCGAGATGGTATAGTTAAGAAAGTTACTGCCGATGACAAACCTTTCACTGAGGCCGAGACTCACTTTGCCGACGCCAAATTTTACCTTcagaaagaagcaaaaagaaaagaatcagtGAAGGAAGAAAGTCAAGATTTCAAAGTACCCAATTTGCGATATATTCCAAGATCAAGGAGAGAAGAAGGTCAGTCTTCTTTTATCAGAAATGATACATTAAATATTCCGCTCACCAAGATAGAGCCTGTTAAAAATGAGAAAGCGAGCTTGCAAGGATTTGTTCGTCCCAAAGAAGAACCGGCAGTAGAACATTACTCACTACCAACTAATCGGActcaagaaggttttgatccaaaCGCATACAGACTTCTTGCTAAGGCCGGTTATAACCCAAATGAGAAGCATGCATTGGGCAAACTCCCTCCTGAGGTGACTGGCGAGAAGACTCATGGATTAACACCTACGCAGAAAATATTGAAAGAAAAAGGATATAACGTTGAAAGTTCATCGATGGGTCTTGGTTATCAACCGCCTTCTCCAGTGCGTATAATGATCAAAAGGGCAAGTTGTAACTATGTGAACGAAGAGATGGAGGTCACAAGCCGAAAGAGATCTGTGTTCGATGGGTTGGGAAATAAGTCAAAGCGTACTTCTGTGTTTGACAGACTTGGCCCGCAgtcaaaaaatttgaaaccgCCCATCTATGAAAGATTAGACAGCAAAAAACAAGAGTACCAAATTGCCAAAGAAGAAAGTCTTACTCCAATAAAAAAGAACGGACTAAGAAAGCAAGTCTCCAATTTCTTCATGCACTATGGAaacttattcaatgtaagaatTGAAACCATTTTTGAAGAACAGGGTCAAGAAAGTATGGCTTCCTGTCACCATATTATGATCAGTGAtcccgaagaagaagaagaagatgcggaTGACGCTCCCCCTGAACTTGAACAAGGGGTAAAAAATACAGTCGATGCCCTAAAAGAGATTAACCTTGGCACAAGCGACGATCCTCGCCCAATTTACGTAAGCTCTTGTATGACTcctgaagaagagaaagaatatGTTGATTTGCTGCTCGAGTTCAGGGACGTCTTTGCCTGGAATTACTCAGAAATGTCTGGTTTGGATCCAAGGATCGCCGTTCATAATTTGTCTGTCAAGCGAGGAACAAAACCTGTCAAGCAAGCTCAAAGGCGCTTTCGGCCCAAATTGATTCCTCTGATAGAAAAAGAGATAAATAGATTGATTGAAACTGGATTCATACAGAAAGTGAAATATCCAACATGA
- the LOC113782448 gene encoding uncharacterized protein LOC113782448 — protein MAKPVLFDRLTRWYLQFQQFEIIYVPAKAVKGQILADFLADHHIPAEWELTDELSDEEVFMIESPWSMYFDGAAHRDGAGAGVIFYTPESDILPYSFTLTRRCSNNMTEYQALILGLEMTVDMKQLHLRVYSDSKLVVNQLLGIYDVIKPKLIPYYKYARQLMEYLDNVTIEHIPRNFNQQANSLARLTSMITLPSHRNQISICQNWIIPPMFDEEDDGEEENAYHIFVHEIEKEDWRHLIIDYINHGKLS, from the coding sequence ATGGCAAAACCTGTACTGTTTGACCGACTCACGAGATGGTATCTCCAGTTTCaacaatttgaaattatttatgtacCTGCGAAGGCTGTCAAAGGACAAATATTGGCAGACTTTTTAGCGGATCATCACATACCTGCCGAGTGGGAATTGACTGATGAACTCTCCGATGAAGAAGTGTTTATGATCGAATCCCCATGGTCAATGTATTTCGATGGAGCCGCGCACCGTGACGGAGCTGGTGCAGGAGTTATCTTTTATACTCCTGAATCAGATATATTACCATACTCTTTCACTTTAACACGTCGGTGTTCAAACAATATGACCGAATATCAGGCATTGATTCTCGGTCTGGAAATGACCGTAGACATGAAGCAGTTGCATCTTAGGGTCTATAGTGATTCCAAATTAGTGGTAAATCAACTTCTTGGTATTTATGATGTTATAAAGCCTAAATTGATCCCATATTATAAGTATGCAAGACAACTCATGGAATATTTAGATAATGTCACTATAGAACATATTCCTagaaatttcaaccaacaaGCTAACTCTTTAGCAAGATTGACGTCCATGATCACTCTACCTTCTCATCGAAATCAAATTTCAATATGTCAAAATTGGATCATACCTCCGATGTTTGATGAAGAGGATGATGGTGAGGAAGAAAAtgcttatcatatttttgtccatgagatCGAAAAGGAGGATTGGCGTCACCTCATCATTGATTACATTAATCATGGAAAGTTATCATAA